In Drosophila pseudoobscura strain MV-25-SWS-2005 chromosome 4, UCI_Dpse_MV25, whole genome shotgun sequence, the following proteins share a genomic window:
- the LOC117183958 gene encoding uncharacterized protein translates to MGQKLLLTFLHYQRYLGLSDLDYSEAGRGYWLHATWYSYAAQFLVAGTFFSALVAALSEPLYYINTGSMTGNIFDNAVMMTASVTQLLANLWFRSQQQTQVALLQRLSKVKEHLQVDTVALSSPRRMYRLWVGTWFFYGYMVGNFAASFWLAKPKLSHALTLLGFGLRVMSANFQYTCYSGMVCLLQRLLRAQAEELQILVDTHPIPLEALAKSLRVHDEILMLGQREFVQVYGGVLLFLFLYQVMQCVLIFYVSTLKGSLNLRTTLTMSGWLAPMLLYLILPLMVNDVSNQFLHYQRYLGLSNLDYSQHQQRYTLHGTCVSYGLQFVVAVIFVSAFVSALAESVNYMQTNSLTGNIYDHAVILTVSVTQLLANLWFRAHQQAQVTLLRRLSKVMRLLKVNTLALGQPRWVYRLWVAVCLWYAMMIGSFGSSIWLSGMKLSHILTLLAFALRLLCANFQFTLYSSMVCVLQRLLSVQGELLQVLLGDPSGISREALARCLRLHDEILMLSQGEFVQVYGGVLLFLFLYQVMECVLIAYVSTLEGFRSMQELARIVCWISPMLVYLILPLMINDLSNQVSPWGATLP, encoded by the exons ATGgggcagaagcttctgctgacTTTTCTGCACTACCAACGCTACTTGGGGCTCTCGGACCTCGATTACTCCGAGGCGGGGCGCGGCTATTGGCTGCATGCCACCTGGTATTCCTATGCCGCACAGTTCCTGGTGGCAGGAACGTTCTTCTCCGCCCTGGTGGCAGCTTTATCGGAACCCCTGTACTACATAAACACGGGATCGATGACGGGCAATATATTCGATAATGCAGTGATGATGACTGCCTCCGTGACGCAGCTTCTGGCCAATCTATGGTTCCGTTCGCAGCAGCAGACCCAAGTGGCACTGCTCCAGCGACTGTCGAAAGTTAAGGAGCATCTGCAGGTGGATACCGTAGCCCTTTCCTCGCCCCGACGGATGTACCGCCTGTGGGTCGGCACTTGGTTTTTCTATGGCTACATGGTGGGTAATTTTGCGGCCAGTTTTTGGCTAGCAAAGCCAAAGCTCAGCCATGCCTTGACCCTCCTGGGCTTCGGTCTACGCGTCATGTCCGCCAATTTCCAATATACTTGCTACAGCGGCATGGTGTGTCTCCTGCAGAGACTGCTCCGTGCCCAGGCGGAAGAACTGCAGATTCTGGTGGACACACATCCCATTCCTTTGGAGGCATTGGCCAAAAGTTTGCGTGTCCACGATGAGATCCTGATGCTCGGTCAAAGGGAGTTTGTGCAAGTCTACGGCGGCGTCCTGCTGTTCCTCTTTTTATATCAAGTGATGCAATGtgttttgatattttatgTCAGCACTTTGAAGGGGTCCCTTAACCTTAGGACGACATTAACGATGTCCGGTTGGCTGGCGCCAATGCTCCTGTATCTCATCCTGCCATTGATGGTCAACGATGTGAGCAATCAG TTCCTCCATTATCAACGCTATCTGGGCCTCTCAAACTTGGATTACTCCCAACACCAACAGAGATATACGCTTCATGGCACCTGCGTTTCCTACGGGCTGCAGTTCGTTGTGGCAGTGATATTTGTGTCTGCTTTTGTGTCAGCATTGGCTGAATCCGTGAACTACATGCAAACGAATTCGTTGACGGGAAACATCTACGATCACGCGGTGATACTGACTGTTTCGGTTACCCAACTCCTGGCCAATCTGTGGTTCCGTGCGCACCAACAAGCCCAAGTGACTCTCCTGCGTCGACTCTCCAAGGTGATGCGGCTTCTAAAAGTGAACACTCTCGCCTTGGGACAGCCTCGATGGGTGTACCGCCTGTGGGTTGCGGTGTGCCTTTGGTACGCCATGATGATCGGGTCATTTGGCTCCAGCATTTGGCTCTCCGGCATGAAGCTCTCCCATATCCTAACTCTCCTGGCCTTTGCTTTGCGTTTGTTGTGCGCCAATTTCCAGTTCACTTTGTACAGCAGCATGGTGTGTGTCCTGCAGAGACTCCTATCTGTTCAGGGGGAACTTCTGCAGGTGCTCCTGGGGGATCCATCTGGCATCTCTCGAGAAGCCCTGGCTCGGTGTCTGCGGCTCCACGATGAGATATTGATGCTGTCCCAAGGGGAATTCGTGCAAGTGTACGGCGGCGTGCTGCTGTTCCTCTTTTTGTACCAAGTCATGGAATGTGTTTTGATAGCCTATGTGAGCACCTTGGAGGGCTTTCGTTCGATGCAGGAGCTGGCAAGGATTGTCTGTTGGATCTCGCCAATGCTCGTCTACCTCATCCTCCCATTGATGATTAACGATTTGTCCAATCAGGTGAGTCCCTGGGGGGCTACGCTTCCCTGA
- the Cyp6t1 gene encoding probable cytochrome P450 6t1: protein MILVIGVLFIAAAVAAIGLLFFVVFPLVCAAGLIIFGIIWLWQRHHFCHWLRLGVPYIRATPFVGNVWKLLRGSCCFGDQFRQLYESKEAAGNAYVGIHVLHNHALLLRDPALIKRILVEDFSQFSSRFETTDPIGDTMGAQNLFFSKHETWRETHKIFAPFFAVSKVRQMYGLLEHIGQQLEEHMEDQLNGKSEIELEVKQLCALFTTDIIASLAFGLEAHSLQKPDAEFRRMCVEVNDPRPKRLLHLFTMFFFPRLSRMVRTHLYSDEYERFMRQSMDFVLAQREKSGEKRHDLIDIFLQLKRTEPPTSIIHRPDFFVAQASFLLLAGFDTSSSTITFALYELAKAPAIQKRLRDELSDALRTNRHQPLNFDSVNGLSYLRQVVDEVLRLYPPTAFLDRCCNDENGYDLSAWNCGRALKLPAGAPVYISVLGLHRDPVHWPNPNQFDPEHFSPEQREQHHPMTYLPFGAGPRGCIGTLLGQLEIKVGLLHILKNFRVELCERTLPEMVFDPKAFVLTAKGGTYLRFVKDTL from the exons ATGATACTCGTGATTGGTGTATTGTTCATTGcagcggctgttgctgctattgGATTActattttttgtggtttttccaTTGGTGTGTGCTGCTGGTCTGATCATCTTCGGGATCAtttggctgtggcagcggcatcACTTCTGCCACTGGCTGCGTCTTGGAGTTCCATACATTCGGGCCACACCCTTTGTGGGGAATGTCTGGAAATTACTGCGCGGTAGCTGCTGCTTCGGTGATCAGTTTCGACAACTGTATGAGAGCAAAGAAGCTGCTGGCAACGCCTATGTGGGCATACACGTGCTGCACAACCATGCCTTGCTGCTGCGCGACCCGGCTCTGATAAAGCGAATTCTGGTTGAGGACTTTTCCCAGTTCTCGAGCCGTTTCGAGACCACAGACCCTATAGGGGACACGATGGGGGCCCAAAATCTGTTCTTCTCCAAGCACGAGACTTGGCGGGAGACGCACAAGATCTTTGCGCCCTTTTTTGCGGTGAGCAAGGTGCGTCAGATGTACGGTTTGCTGGAGCACATAGGCCAACAACTGGAGGAACACATGGAGGATCAGCTGAATGGGAAATCTGAAATAGAACTGGAAGTAAAGCAGCTGTGTGCTCTCTTCACCACGGACATCATAGCCTCGCTGGCCTTTGGTCTGGAGGCGCACAGCCTGCAAAAGCCCGACGCAGAGTTTCGCCGAATGTGCGTCGAGGTCAACGACCCGCGCCCCAAGCGCCTGCTACATCTGTTTACAATGTTCTTCTTCCCGCGTTTATCGCGAATGGTTCGTACACATCTATACTCCGATGAGTACGAGCGCTTCATGCGCCAGTCAATGGACTTTGTACTGGCCCAACGCGAGAAGAGTGGGGAAAAACGTCACGATTTGATTGACATATTTCTGCAGTTGAAGCGCACCGAGCCGCCGACGAGCATAATTCATCGCCCCGACTTCTTTGTCGCACAGGCTTCGTTTCTGCTACTGGCTGGCTTCGATACCTCCTCATCGACGATCACCTTTGCCCTGTACGAGCTAGCCAAGGCGCCAGCGATTCAGAAACGACTGAGGGACGAGCTCAGTGATGCGCTTAGGACAAACCGGCATCAGCCGCTGAACTTCGATTCGGTGAATGGTTTGTCCTACCTTCGACAGGTGGTAGATGAGGTACTGAGGCTTTATCCTCCCACTGCATTCTTGGATCGTTGCTGCAATGACGAAAATGGTTATGATCTGTCTGCTTGGAACTGTGGTAGAGCTTTGAAGTTACCTGCAGGCGCACCTGTGTACATCTCAGTGCTGGGACTCCATCGGGATCCAGTG CACTGGCCAAATCCGAACCAATTCGATCCGGAACACTTCTCGCCGGAGCAACGCGAGCAGCACCATCCAATGACGTATTTGCCCTTTGGTGCCGGTCCCAGGGGCTGCATTGGCACCCTCCTGGGGCAGCTGGAGATCAAAGTGGGACTGCTGCACATCCTCAAGAACTTTCGGGTGGAGCTGTGCGAGAGGACACTGCCGGAGATGGTGTTCGATCCAAAGGCTTTCGTCCTAACCGCAAAGGGGGGAACCTACCTGCGCTTTGTGAAGGATACTCTTTGA